The following is a genomic window from Neoarius graeffei isolate fNeoGra1 chromosome 16, fNeoGra1.pri, whole genome shotgun sequence.
gattgagctTTTCAAAAATTACTTATTAAAATCTCTTCGTAATTCTCTATAAAATATAAATGTAATAAACAGTTAATTCCATATGGAGAAATATATTTTAGATATTTATATATGCAGACGTTTGTAATGCAgtcattttttttcttcagaaaacaatttaaaaaattaatagcTGATATTTTACTTAGAGATTTGATTAATTTAAAAATGTAATTATTGAGAGTTAATGAGGATTTGGGTGTATAATTTTATTTACAGAGAAGATTTGAAGTCCAGTGCACCAAACCTGTCCTTTAATTTCTGACAGAAATGTAATTTAAAGTCTTGGATTTGTTGTTAACTTGCAGATTAAAATGTTGGATGTGCCGAGCAGCCAGTTCGACTCGTTCCTGTTCTGGAGGCAGCCCATCGCCACCGTGGACTTGTCCGAGCTCGAGGACCTGGGACTTGCTGAGCCGAAATCCAAGGACGGGTCTCTGGATGGGAAAATGGGGAAAAGTTCTCCCAAACTGGATGATGATGACCTGGAGCTGTTCCAGTTCTCCACCTTCAACTACTGGAAGGAGCCAATCGCCAGCCTCAACACACTGGACTTCAACCTGCTGCTGCTGTGAAGCCCCGCCCCCACACAACCACAGCCCCACCCCTAGTACCAAAGCCCTGCACCCACACTCACAGCCCACCTCTGGTATCACATGCCCCGCCCCCAGTCCTGGCTCCTCCCCTGACACAGCATAGCCTCCTGATTATTACAACAATTTTCTTTTCCTCTAAATTGTTTTCTGTCCTGACAAAGTGCTGTCACGCATCAAAGTCTCGAGTATTAAATTAAAGAAAGTAAATGTAAATTTTTGATGGAGATGAAAGTGTAAAAAGTGAGCGTCGTCTCATAGCGCAGGTCATTTTCACAGCCGTCATGTTTGTGTCAGCTGTAAAACGTATTCTTCTAAACTTCAGTGTTTCAGTCCTgagtagtgatgatgatgatttctaATCTCTTTTATTAAACAGGACAGGGTGGAATGTGAATAAAGGTCAGAAGTGTTTTCTCACTGAGTGCTGCTTGTGTGTTTCTTCAtcactttaaagtgctgatgacacgaacatgactctatgcaatttcttaaataaactatacaacatggcaaatgttagatttctgttataattacgtgaaaagaagctgttgttaggcgaatatccaacttttaattgcacagcgcaagaaaactgggtccgtggctcgcggccatgttgtgacatcagcagaagaacacgctgcggttcactggctgtgtactcaatggaaatggcgcatgaaaacaccaGTGAACTCTctcgctcttcctcttctgggagtctagaattgtgttgtgagtgggatagataggaagaatcaagtgatgacgaacacgggtgcatccaaccgtacaggtttgaacctgttactgtgcaatctgagagcaacTCCGACCCCGAgaaggacagcggacaggcagacggcCCAGCAttgacaccacaaggttggataacaaggattggtaggtcaacccgtatttgttcaaaatgttacggaatcaataatttaatattgtgtattgttgtc
Proteins encoded in this region:
- the mllt11 gene encoding protein AF1q, producing MLDVPSSQFDSFLFWRQPIATVDLSELEDLGLAEPKSKDGSLDGKMGKSSPKLDDDDLELFQFSTFNYWKEPIASLNTLDFNLLLL